taactcctttgttgttttctatttttcttttattaaacGTGTGCTGTCAAACAAGCATTTATTTAAGCAAGTATTTATTATATGTATGTATAATAagtatttattatatatgtttataaataaatacattttataaacacacacacaatagatATAAACactaagaaaataaatgtataaatgattTATCAAACTGTCTGTACCTCACACTCCTGTCAGTAGTTGGCCGGAAGTTCCTTTAAGTTTGTTTACCAACCGCCATTAAATCCTAAAAGAAGTGTTGGGCgtcttctctctccagtacattaggaggcgctgcagctctttaATCAGCCGATACACccaataaagaaagaaagagcgagctcgtgtgtgatgtgtttgtgtatcttcggtgtttttctctcttgagtgttttattaaatgtaaactccGTCTTGTGTTGAGATGTTGATGATGAGAGATGTGATGGATGTGCTGTAGATCAGTTACTGATCTGTCTATGCTGAATATTGAggatttcatcacagaaatctctcagctgaagaaagaggtggcgttactggagacaaaGTTGAGGTTAAGAGGAGATGAAGGACTGAAGAGAgtttgtacagcttaaacatcATTTACCTGTTTGACAACATCAAATCATTATAATCTTACTCGGTGTGCTGCTGGactcaggacactacagtgtgtgacagtaaacagagcttacaggaggatcaaacctccacagagtctctggattctgtctgtaacgctggagaacatcaacagatcctgcagaccacaatgaagatgtgttcagttaaacTGGAGGACTGTGGGAACCTGATGATGGAGATAAAAACAGAACCCACAGCAGATGAATATGAAGACGATCATAATGATGGTCAGGAGTTTATTCTCTCAGGTATGTGTCCTAttttattgttgtatttttttaactGTCATTGAAGTACCTGATTTATGAAAGGGGATTTAAGTTGTAGCAACACATCCCTCGTGCTTAAAATACTAAACAACAATgcactaaacaaatgcattgaattgtttgtttgtttgtttgtatgtgcgcgcagatgcatatgtgtaccaatcaagtgactagttataatgagtaaaaaattaagaaaaaaataataattagtaAACtatactgccccgccccccgatactatcatgtatcgccgatctcacagactgacgataggacgatctcaaattGGGGCATATCGCCCCACAAGAAATTGCAGTCTGCCTCAAAGCCAACTTCACTTCCCGCAAGATATAAAACAAGCTTATCCCCCCTAATGGCTTGATTATTATAGTAATCTCAGTCCAAGCTATACACTGATAATATAACCTAAATCTATATTacaacacaaaataacacaattTATTAGCCAGGTAGGAAAAtcataattcaaaagtcaaatgaTAAAGATCTGGCTACAGATTCCTCAAAGTAAAATGAAATACATGATGCTGTGCCAAAGACAAACTTTCCTTAAATATCCAgagagaacaaagcatataggaatttggtactgattggttgttgtaaacTCAGGGCTGTCCTTAATTTGTATTCAGTGGGTGATTGGTTTATTTCTAAGATGGGAGGTGTCAATCAACATTGAGTGAAGTTTGCTTAATGTATTGTTACACTTTTAACATTGAATTCTTGTTGTCATATGAATGTGACTATTGTACCACTTGCACTAAGGTATTTAAATTGATACCAAACATGATGAAATGCAGGTTGTTTGTGTATGTAGAATGTAgcatttcatatacagtttgctCTGAGAGAATAAGGAGACGAATGTATGACTGCCTGGAGGTGtgatctttaaaaaacaaatgtggTCTCTGTTGGAAGTCCACTGTGAATCATAGAGAGTTGTTTTCCCGAGCACTCACTGTGCACCCGTGCTGTGTTCTTTGGGGAGGAGCTATCTTTATTCAGGAAATTAGCcttacatccttttgtgtgaATATAGAAAAAGATTCAGAATCTCAATTCATCTTTCTTTGTGTAATTAAAAGTGAAAAGAGAATTAAATTGTATCTGTTTCTCTCAGACGTGAAGAGTGAATCATGTTGTGATGGAGAAATAACGTCCTCAACATCAGaagagcgactgacagcacaaactcaagagaagaaacttcattcagaagagCAAAGAGAGACGAAGAAGAAGCCGTTTAACTGTGAACAATGTGGGAAGGATTTTGATTTCTTATTTCAGCTGAAAAGCCACATGAAGGGACACAGTGGTGAAAAACCTTTCTACTGCAATGATTGTGGCAATTACTACAGCAGCAAAAAAACTCTTAGTTTGCATAAGAGAATTCACAAAGAGAAACCGtacgagtgtcctcactgtgacAAGACATTCAACTACCAATCCAATATGAAGaaacatgtgcgtttacacacCAATGAGAAACCGTATGAGTGTAGTCAAAGTGGAAAAACCTTCAACCAGTCATCCTCTTTAAAGTCACACGAAAAAACACACTCTCAAGAGAAACTCTATCCATGTTCATACTGTGATGAACATTTCAGTGATAAATCTCATCTGATAAaccatgagagagttcacacaggagagaaacctcatcactgtagtgtttgtAAGAAGGGTTTCAATCAGCGTCAAAGTTTAGCGAGACACCAGAAatctcatacaggtgaaaaaccttacaaatgctctcagtgtgacaagacgtttacTCAATTAAGTTCCTTAAAAATCCATGAGAGAATTCACACGGgggagaaaccttacgtctgctctgACTGTGGAAAAAGCTTCTCTGATCCATCTCAATTCAGAGCTCATCAGagacttcacactggagagaatcCTTACATctgtagtgtttgtgggaagagcTTTAATCATCATGTATATTTATTGAgacaccagagaactcatacagatgaaaaaccttacaaatgctctaagtgtgacaagacgtttacTAAGTTGAATTACTTAAAAGTCCACGAGAGAATTCAttctggagaaaaaccttacgtctgctctcactgtggaaagagcttctctaATCCATCATGTTTCAAAATTCATGAGAGAAGTCAttctggagaaaaaccttacgtctgctctcacTGTGGAAAAAGCTTCTTTGATCCATCTAATTTCAGAGTTCATCAGAAACTTCACaatggagagaaaccttacgtctgctctcagTGTGGTAAGAGCTTCTCTGAACTATGTAATTTGAgagttcatcagagagttcacactggagagaaacttcATCACTGTTATgtttgtggaaagagttttaatcACCGTCAAAGTTTATTGAgacaccagagaactcatacaggtgaaaaaccttaaaaATGCTCTCAGTGTAAAAAAAAGACGTTTACTACGTTGAGTTCCTTAAAAAGCCATGAGAGACTTCATTCTTCATCTTCTCTGATCAATCTCATTTTATAGTTTATTAAAGAGTTCACACGGGAGAGAAACTTTACCTGTGCAGTGTTTGTGAGAAGAGTTTTAAAGGAGTCATATGACACTACGATGTGATGTTTTCCATTGTTTTTATAATGTTAAAAGATTTCTGTGCATAAAGAAGATAAAGATAAAGTTGGTAAAGTTTTAAACCCAaaagatcttttttttttttttttaaagtgaagcCTCACCAACACCTTTGTAAACGGCTTATTCAAACACACCCCTGCAGTTGGACGTCATACTGAAATTTGCATAACACCGCCCTAATGTATACGCAAAGATAGAGGCTGTAAGCTTCATTCACACTGTAGTATTGTTGCCAGGTCCGGTTCTAGATATTTGGAGGCCCCCCACACCCCTCTAATTTTCAGAATAATCTGAGAAGTGTTTTTGTACCCTGTAAGAAATCATTTAAGCATTACTGtgattaaacatgttttccccattacttttctgttttatcaagttaacaaattaaatgtatgtaaaattaAATTAGAAATTATGCACGACCACatgtgttaaacattttaaggcaggtcaaagttgttgtttttggtgTGGATCCAGTTATTTATTTGAAGCAGCACCTTTTTGGGATAACACAGGATAACAGTTTTGCTTTCTCCAAGAGTACGATTAAAAAGACAACACTAAAAAccctaactgtaaaaaaaactacaaatgaACACCTACTAGATGCATAAGAGGGAATCCTTAGCAGGGATGTAGCCCAGTTCATTGGTCTGCGGGGAAGACTGATGTCTGCTGGTGCGTCTGGGCCTCACGTCTGAATCTTTCTAATCAAATGTTCAAATAGACACtatactaatcgactgcagatttaaaaattatacatatatattctcgactgaactaatttTAATGAGCCCCTATTTTAAGATTcatgtttttaaacatccttttgtgtgtaggtgtgtataagtacatgaagagtttagttgcaaaacgagataaatccattttttaacatttttgtcaaaacatgtttattattatgttatcatgttattattttgttttatggtgctacttagctgtattttttaagttatgaaggtttaaatcaaaacaaaccaactgcagttgaattgaaattaactGGAAttcacaaccaaaaaacaagatttctgaacaattaaaaaaactgtggttTATGTGCTatatttggtgtttccatatagtttgcacagtaatgTTGTACGTATAATAATTACCTTTTGAATTTCTTTGCAAAATCGTTGATGTATGTAGGCTATTTATAACGATAATAATGCATTAGTTGAAGTTTTAATCACATATATGTACTATGGGAGACCAATATATTACAATAAGGTACtaatttattaacaaaataggtgctctttaaaaatacactttGTGATCAGGAAACGGTAATATTAAGAAACGGCTATTCCGTctattgagttgttatgagattcaaaacAGCCGAAAGGGTTACCTGTCATTCGGccttcaaatcc
This is a stretch of genomic DNA from Misgurnus anguillicaudatus chromosome 7, ASM2758022v2, whole genome shotgun sequence. It encodes these proteins:
- the LOC129416958 gene encoding uncharacterized protein isoform X2, whose amino-acid sequence is MLMMRDEMDVMCCKSVGTDLSMLDIEDFITEISQLKKEVALLETKLRLRGDEGLKREDTTVCDSKQSLQEDQTSTESLDSVCNAGEHQQILQTTMKMCSVKLEDCGNLMMEIKTEPTADEYEDDHNDGQEFILSDVKSESCCDGEITSSTSEERLTAQTQEKKLHSEEQRETKKKPFNCEQCGKDFDFLFQLKSHMKGHSGEKPFYCNDCGNYYSSKKTLSLHKRIHKEKPYECPHCDKTFNYQSNMKKHVRLHTNEKPYECSQSGKTFNQSSSLKSHEKTHSQEKLYPCSYCDEHFSDKSHLINHERVHTGEKPHHCSVCKKGFNQRQSLARHQKSHTGEKPYKCSQCDKTFTQLSSLKIHERIHTGEKPYVCSDCGKSFSDPSQFRAHQRLHTGENPYICSVCGKSFNHHVYLLRHQRTHTDEKPYKCSKCDKTFTKLNYLKVHERIHSGEKPYVCSHCGKSFSNPSCFKIHERSHSGEKPYVCSHCGKSFFDPSNFRVHQKLHNGEKPYVCSQCGKSFSELCNLRVHQRVHTGEKLHHCYVCGKSFNHRQSLLRHQRTHTGEKP